The Anomalospiza imberbis isolate Cuckoo-Finch-1a 21T00152 chromosome 8, ASM3175350v1, whole genome shotgun sequence DNA window ttaaattttcttGTTGTCACAAGCTCAGAGCCTGATGCTGCAAATGGCTGAGAAGCTCCTGGGAATAGCTAAATACTTTGCAGTACCATGTGTAGGAGGAGGCTGAGAAGGTTTTAAAGCACTTTGTAAGAAAGATGTTTATATCTGAGTTGCAGATGAAAAACTGTGCAGGACAAATTGTATTAGAATTACCATACTGGTCAGTGAAAACCTTTTTTAGAACATCAGTGTGAATATGTTGCCTCAGACAGGGGCCCATTGGCCCAGTACCCCATCTTATTTTTACAGCTGCAAGCTATTTTCAGTTCTGGGGGGTTATTGAGCCCTGTGTGGTTTGTAGTGAGTACCAGTGACTGTTCTTCTAAACATGTCTCCATTCTCTTTCATGTATGGAAACCCAACCACCTTTGGCAAAGACTATTCTAGCTATGTGAGAAACAATCCTGTTTTGGTTTGAAGCAGACTTCTACTTGCTCCTTTTGATGGTCCTCAATTCTGCTTCCAGAAGAGGCTACAGAGAGCTGCTCCCTCACTGACTCTTCAGAACACCTGAGAGACTAAAGATAGTTCCTCAGTCACAATTTTTACCCCCTGGCCAATGACTGCTCAGTCATTCTTTGTCTGAAACTTGTCCACACCTTCAGCCATCCTTGTTGCTTTTgaaattttctccatttttaacTGTGCAACTTGAGAGCAGGGTAGCAGAACCAGGTTGACTCCTGCAGGTGTGTGCAACCCGAGCATTTGGACAGCAGTAAACAGCTGTCCAATGTTTCAGCCTCCACTGTAACAATTCCCAGTTTAAAGGACACCAGACCTATGTACATTATCTCCAAGTACGACCTCTCAGGAAGTTCTGTTGCTTTTGACTAATTATGAACATTACCAGTTTTTAACCCTGTGTTTCAGGtcagtgggggaaaaaattaaaacagaggTTGACTGCAGTAAGAGGATTTCTAAATCTGTTGCCAAAAAGCAAGACTGAGCCAACAAGCAGACAACAAGAAAAATAGCAAGCACACAGGCTTATTTTTGTCTTAGCCataaaactcctttttttttttttttgtagtggaGACTTGCATACTGATGAACATAAACTATCTTCTGATTGAATTTACTGAGAGTTTGACCTAGAAGAAATCACTGTAAGCATGTAGGATTTCTGTGTGGACGTGTGGACTTGTTCCATATATACAGCTCAGTAGATCTTGGCTGCACAGGACTGtttcaatttttaatgaaagatgCCTGGAGATGAAATATTTAACGCCTCTTTCTTTAAAGTCCAACTCCCCTTACTACCACTACAAAAATTGCAAAGGGCAGTGATACTGCTTGTTGCTACAAGTGTTTTAGAGCGAAGGATGAAAAGaaaggctttatttttaaagttggAAATAGTTTGCAAAGATCACTAACTCTGAACTGAGTCTTGCAGTTCTGACTTACTAAGGTCAGTGGGAACTTCATAACTGAAACTTCTATTTATATAGGAAGATTTTATTCAAGTGAGAACTAAGAGAAACCTTCTTgactctttttattttattttttcttgggagaaaaagaatttaaaattcaaaagaCCCTCTCTACAAAGATTGAGTGATTCTGTAAGCTCtctgaaagagaaattaattgtTCTATGGTCTGCCCAGGGGTTACAATTAGAGCCATCCCCTTCTCTTGAtcaatttaaaattttcctgtttgtttctgGGAGAAATCTTTAAAGAACTCCATCCCTTACAGTGCACATTTTCCCTTCTGGGATCGGGAAGTGTTTCTGCTCTATCAATGGGAAGCTGTTAAGGAGAAGAAACTTTAAGCATGAGTAGGCTCCAGTGGAAGCTGATAGGAGCTGGTAATCCCTGTGCATTACAGTGCTGGCTGATCAATAATAATTCAGGGATAGAGTGGCGTGGCGTCAAGTGAGAAGTATTTCAGGGCTTGATCAGTTGTGCTTCTTGTCCTTGGGGACTGTAGTGCAGTCTTCACTTATAAAGACATGTGATCTGAAAGCCTGAGGCAGAACAATCCTTGTTTTCACAGGAGAAGCTTTTCTTGGCTGCAAcatcttcatctttttttctaaaagctGTGTCTTCTCCacaaaattatatattaaaaaaaaaaggacaagctTAGGATGGCAACAACATCACAGCCTCTGCGAGGCAAAATgacatgtaaaaaaatattttgggcaGTGTTTCCTCATGCCTGCTTCATTCTGTCTCTTGTCATCTATGCTTTTCTTGGGGCTCTCATGTTTTCCCACATGGAAGGTACCCGGGAGGTCACAGTAAATGAAGAATACAGAACATTTCTGCAGAACCTGATGTACCTCGCCAGAGAGTTATCAGGTATGTACTGGAATTTCAAAATGACTTAACTGTACAGGGAGCTATTCATTCTCTTGTGTTttgaatgagattttttttgcttttgaagaCATTCTTCAAAATACTAGCAGCTGACCCCACAAACAGAATTTTCCCCCTGCCAAACTAATAactgctgttttcttccttaGCTGTGATTTTTGACTGCAAGCTTCCCCAGTCCTGCCTGGAAAGAATTTTCCTGAGATGCCTGTGTTCTCCCTTTTTGCCCAGGTTCTTAATGAGCAGCTGAGATTCCTGTGGCATTTCCTTCAGTTTGCTGGGAGCTGAATCCTCACTTTCAGAAGGTTTCTCCAGCTGCCTCTTCCTTGCTCTGAGCTTCCCTGCCAGCCCTCTGGTGATGGGATGCTCAGAGGGAGACAGGTGCAGTTCTGCACCCCAGACCCAGTGATGCTGATTGAAGGGGGTAGAGGAGAAAAGAGGGGTTAGAAATCCTCCTGGATTTGTGATGGGGCTTGTACATAGGCTTGGAGTTTCTCTCAGGTAGCTGTGCTGACAGAATGATCAGTTTTAGGCAATTAAATAACGTAAATAATGTCCTTTCCAGCAAAGCTCAGCcacagggaggaggaagaagggtTGCAGGATTCacagcagggctctgggcagtgacatcCAAGTGGTTCATATCGGTTCCCTACTGTTGAGCCCACATTTCTTAGTGTCTTTGGGTCAAAAGAAGACTAATCTCCTGGGAAGTCCAAAATGAAACAGGACATTCAGGCTGGAAGCTGGTTTCTCAATCATCCTGTCCTGCTCCTTTAtatttatgtttgtttgttCCCTGTACTTTTATTCACCAAAGCCACTGAACCcacctgatttttttcagaggtGGAGGTGAGGGGCTTGAAAGGAGAGGGTGAGAAGgtgaatatttttatctttgaaGAGAATATGAGCAAATCCTCAACTGGAGTATATTTCACTGGAGACACAGGCAGGCTGCTCCCCGAGTGGTGGTCTGCAAACACTCACTGTGCCTCCTGCTGTGACTGTGACAGATAATGTGACAGAAAATGAGAAGTTTAACGACGACATCCGCAAGCTTTTCAACACAGCTGACCCAGTCTGGTTTATCAATCCAGAAGAAAGATGGAGTTTCTTTGGGTCTCTCTTTTTTTGCTGCACAGTATTCACAACTGTGGGTAAGTACAGAGGTAAAGTAACACCCTTCAGAATAAATTCCTATTGCTGCTTTCTCTAATGCATTTCTTCCTGAGAATTAAACCAccataaacaaataaacaaacaaacccacccCTTCTAAACCCAAAACCCTAATCCCCTTGAATTTTTCCCCTGAGTATTGCTGAGTCTGCAAGTGACTCTGCAAACACAGATTGCAGAGACACAGCTGAGTCACAGAAACAAGTCACAATTTAGTAACTAGTGATGGTACACACTAATTAACTGCATCCTCAGATATGTACtataatatgtatttatatatgaTGTTCACAGAGCTATTGAACTAAAAAGAAATCCCAATTTTTCAGTCAAACCTTATCCTTCCCACTGTTGTGTATCCTCTTGGGTAATGATTTCTTCTCTGGAAAAGGTAAATCATAATGCATATATTGGTTTTTAATTGCTTCTTAGTTATTTATGTCTAATTCAGCTTTGTTAATCTGTGGTTCTGTAATTAACCACCATGTTCACATTTTTCTAGGTTAACAGCACATGATAGTGTTTAAGTCACACCTTTGAAATCTTTCAGTCCGACTTCATATTTCAAAGGAGGACCTAGATCAAATAGAAACATCTGCTCTGATTTTGGCTCCCTCTGCATTGCTAAATACGACTCCTCATGCTCATTCCCAAAGCTACTTTTATCCCTTTGTTAATCTTTCTCAAATGCTGGCAAGTACAGGCACTGTCTATCCAATTTTTTCATAATCAAAGCTGAATGGGAAATATTCCCACAGCATTGTATCAAATTGCAAAGACATTTCTCCACTGCAGTAGGATATGCTCAAGATCCCAGCATGGGGAGGCATCCTactgtaaaagaaaaactgaaccTTAAAAAAGAGCTTATCCTACACAAGGAACAGTGTGAGAGGTGATGTACTCACCCAGAGCTCTTGTGTGCTGTGTCACAGCTCAGACCTCACACTCTCATCTCTCAGGTGACTGTTCAAACTCAGCTTCTTGCAGTTTAAAGGCAGAAGTCTGGGTGGTCAGAGACACACTGGGGATGCGACCAAAATCCTCAGCCCTGTGAATATTTCCTGGAACAAACACAGCAGATAAGAACTTTTGAAAGGGGATGTTTTATCAGAAAGTTTTGACTTCAGCAAACTGATGAAAAGGAATATTGTTGGAAATGTCTTCCCTGGGTATATTTACCCACCTCCATTAACATGGGACTTGACAAATGTCCCCATGCACACCGACCCAACGTATTTATTTCTAAACTTTTTGCCAGTACTTTTTGCCTTCACAGCAGTGAGTATTAATGCATCTTCATCAGTTTTGACCTGAGTTTTGGAATCAGTAGAAAGCCTGGAATATTTGCTGCTAATAGATGGAATAGGTGGCTATTTCCATTGCAGTGTGTTTGTTATTTGCAGTGTCAGGAACTGATAAATCATCCTGGGATAGAATCAAATTATCTACCTTGAATTTTCTGGGAGAGTTGAGGCATCTGGTCTGAAGTTTGATGGTCTGAACTGCCATCTCTTCACTGCCTGGTGAGGATGCCTAGTGGTTCAGCTAGGATAGATTTCTGGATAGCTAAATTTAAGCTCAGGGTAAGTTTTAAGCCTGGAAAATTCACAAGGTATTTTTAATACacagaaaacaattaaaaaaaacaataaataggATCACCTTGTGCAATAATGACAATAATCTTCCCCAAGTGCTTTGATAGTAAAGATTAGCTTTCCCAGCTAGCCTGTGGGGAAGAGAGTGACCAGGAATAAATAGTATTTCAGTGCCTCAAAGCAaagcaggactgaggctgggtTCAGACCAAAGTCTGTGGCAGCCAGAAGTGAAAAGATGCATGGATGAAGAAAATGAGGGAAACCATACCTCAGCATATGAGCTAATAATCTGACAGGCTAAGTACTTGGTCTAGAAGCTCATCAAGGAAAAAGCAGAGTTTTTGAAGGGAGAGAAGGAATACTCAATGTCTTCTGAAGGATGAAGAGAAAAATTGTGGTTAAAATTTAATACAGTTACTACAATAACAATGTTTTCTCCCACTACAATGGAAAAGCACTGATTTACAACTTGAGTTTCATATCCAATATGTTAGAGGAAGGAAATATTAATACCCAAATTTGATTTAGGGAAAGGGCCTATCTTCTGCTACCATTTTATGAATCAcatctctctctttcccttctcttccccttcttGTTCTTGTTCAAGGTTATGGTAATACCTATCCTGTGACACGGAGTGGGAAGTATCTCTGTATGTTGTATGCTTTATTTGGGATCCCTCTGATGTTCTTGGTCCTGACAGACATGGGAGACATCCTTGCAACTGTCTTATCCAAGTCCTACAACGAGTTCAGGAAACTACAGTCAAAAATTCTTGCCTCTGAACTCTGCTCTGGATCCAAATGTAGCAAAAGGAATGAACTGAAATCCAGGGCACAGTCTAAAATAGTCATCAACGAGCCCCTGACCATTATGGAAGTGCTGAGAAGTCAGTCAGGTATGAAACCAGTCAAATATCGCAATGTGGAACTTTTTGAAATGTTAATTGCCAGGGAGAATGAAAACATACaaccagaaagaaataaaagcatggAGAGATGGAGTTCATGTCCTGAACTAGCCAGGGAAAAGACGGTGTCCAGAGTAATCGAGAATTTTGACAAAATAGGAAAAGAGTTAGAAAAATTAGATGTGCCCATTGTATTGATGGTGCTCGTTATCTTTGTGTACATCTCCTGTGCAGCTGCTATTCTTccaaactgggaaaaaaaaatggattttcagGAAgccttttatttctgctttatcACTTTGACCACTATTGGATTTGGAGATACAAAACTAGAACATCCCAagtttttcttgttcttttcccTCTACATTATAATTGGCATGGAAATTGTCTTCATTGCTTTTAAGCTGGGCCAAGACCGCTTAATTGTTCTGTATAAAAAGGTGATTTCATTTTGTGCAGAGAAAAATATGACATCAAAGAAGATATATCCAAAATAAGAGCAGTCATTTCTCCTTCACTTGTCAGCACTGGCCACTGCAATGAGATGAAATTGTTTCTGTGCATTTCTGCCTTGGGCTGGCAGATGCCATATTTTAATCTGATTTCCTCTGAGAAATGACTGTGAAATGGCTGAACACCTCTGGAAGCACTTGGTGAAGGCATCTCCAGGGAGTACTTTCCAAAGGGGTCCCTTCTCCTAAAATAATCACAGTTGCTGCATGATGAAGAAGCTGAAGGCTCTCCCTGCCAGTTCTCCCTGACATATTTTGCAAAGCTCTGACTTTCTGCAGCCtttctgtcccctctcccaCTGCAAGCCAATTCAGGAGTTTTGTTCTCAGTTCTTGTCCAAGCAAGGCCCAGGTCTCCTGGAAGGTCCTGTCCTGCCAGCTTCTCTGCAGCCAGGGCCAGCTTGGCTGTGGCTGTCTTGAGCTGTGacaccctgctgctgccatctGCTCATCATCAgagagagctggggaggagaggTGCGGACCCAGCTGCTGTGCATGGCACACATCACACCTCGCACAGCTCAGGGAAATGTTCCATGGAAAGGAAGGACACCACATTTTCCCATCTCTCAGAAACCACTCAGAGAATTGCTCGTCTGTTCAGGGCTGGAACCACGCCTGTCCCATCATGACTCGTGGTGtctgtgctcagcctggagtCAATGTGTGTCCCACGGTGTCCATCTCCCGAGGTGCTCAGGGCAGGTTCTGCTGCTTGGTGGTGTCTGGGGAAGGCACACAGCAATCCtggagtggctgcagccctggagTGATGCTCCATGTCCTTGCTGTTACAGGAGCGTGTGCTGATCACCGACCCCAGCAGTCCCCACTCCTCACCCACATTTCATTCTGCACAGACTGCTCCACTTCTGGGAGCTCCTTGACCCACCTGTGGAAGGAAAAGCTCACTTGTTTCACTGGGATGTAGGGAGGATCCTGTAATTATAGAATTGTGGAGCACATTAAGATGAGAATATAATTGTTTCTTCAAGATTTTGCttatattattaataaa harbors:
- the KCNK18 gene encoding potassium channel subfamily K member 18, whose translation is MATTSQPLRGKMTCKKIFWAVFPHACFILSLVIYAFLGALMFSHMEGTREVTVNEEYRTFLQNLMYLARELSDNVTENEKFNDDIRKLFNTADPVWFINPEERWSFFGSLFFCCTVFTTVGYGNTYPVTRSGKYLCMLYALFGIPLMFLVLTDMGDILATVLSKSYNEFRKLQSKILASELCSGSKCSKRNELKSRAQSKIVINEPLTIMEVLRSQSGMKPVKYRNVELFEMLIARENENIQPERNKSMERWSSCPELAREKTVSRVIENFDKIGKELEKLDVPIVLMVLVIFVYISCAAAILPNWEKKMDFQEAFYFCFITLTTIGFGDTKLEHPKFFLFFSLYIIIGMEIVFIAFKLGQDRLIVLYKKVISFCAEKNMTSKKIYPK